In Pan paniscus chromosome 1, NHGRI_mPanPan1-v2.0_pri, whole genome shotgun sequence, the DNA window ctctttttttgtcattCCTGCTAGGGAGCAATGTGAAGTGTACCTAGAAAGGGGGTGTTGATGGAACTGGGCCAGTTCAACTTCTGCGTTCTTTATGTTCTCTCCCACTGCAGCTTTTCCTTCCCTCCATGAGAAAGAAGCCAGCTCTGTCTGATGGCAGCAATCCTGACGGCGATCTCCTCCAGGAACACTGGCTGGTTGAGGACATGTTCATTTTTGAGAATGTGGGCTTCACCAAGGACGTGGGCAACATCAAGTTTCTGGTCTGCGCAGACTGTGAAATTGGACCAATTGGCTGGCATTGCCTAGATGACAAGAACAGTTTCTATGTGGCCTTGGAACGAGTTTCCCATGAGTAACTGAGGGGAAGGGTACTCAGCTCCACCTCCAAAGATAAACCTACTCCCCACAAGAACTGGCCTTTAATGTGGTATAACTGTTCCGCTGCCTTCTTGTCTGTGCTAATATAAATACTGAGTACCAGCATGTCCACTTGAACATGCAGAGGGTTAATCCTGCTTCCTAAAGCCTCAAGTACATGCCTCCTGCTTAGTTCACTTTGTATCACATTTCCTAAGCTCCCTTTTCCCCCAGTTTTGGGACACTGTGCTTACCTCCAAAAATCTCATCTCTTCCCTGGCATTCTCCCTAGGCTCTGTTTTGCCCAGGGGCTCCCTCTTTTTCTTGCTCTAGAAGAGCAGTATTCAACCTTTTAGCTATGATGACACATAACAAAAGATGCTTATGTACTAATAGTTGAAAGTCTGCCTTTTTCTCATTCAAGAAGGCATACAAATATCTGAGAGTGACTTTGTTGTATGGCTACCCTTGTGATCTACGgtaatttattctttctaaaagTAAAGCATTTTCAAAACTCAGTATTTAAACCACTAACCAGAAACATTACTTTGGATGCATCTCTAATACCATGTTTGAGCACCTCTGCTCTAGGTTGAGAATGACATTTTATTGTGAAGATGGGTGTGG includes these proteins:
- the RABIF gene encoding guanine nucleotide exchange factor MSS4 yields the protein MEPAEQLSELVSAEGRNRKAVLCQRCGSRVLQPGTALFSRRQLFLPSMRKKPALSDGSNPDGDLLQEHWLVEDMFIFENVGFTKDVGNIKFLVCADCEIGPIGWHCLDDKNSFYVALERVSHE